The following nucleotide sequence is from Bacteroidota bacterium.
GTTACTGAAAGATGGCTGGGAGGTATGTTGACCAATTTCATGACCATTCGTAAGTCTGTAAAGAAAATGCAGAGCATTGAAAAAATGCTGGCCGATGGAACATTGGAAAGCGTTACCAAAAAAGAGAAGTTGGTATTGACCCGCGAAAAAGAGAAAATGGAAAAAGTATTGGGTGGTGTGGCTGCAATGGCCCGCGTACCGGCTGCTTTATTTCTGGTGGACATCATGCACGAGAATATTGCTTTGAAAGAAGCTCAGCGCTTAAACGTGAATACTATTGGAATCGTAGATACAAATTCTGATCCTACGAAAGTTGATTTTGCAATTCCCGGTAATGACGATGCAGCAAAGTCTATTGCAATATTGACCAACTATATCGCCGATGCAATTGCAGAAGGTTTGGCAGAACGTGCCGCTTCACAAGAAGGGATGGATGGTGCGGATTCAGAAGATGAAAACGCAGATTCACAATACGATGCAGACGGTGGTCTTGAAGAAGATGGCGGCAGCGATGCAGACAAGAAAGCAGCACCTAAGAAGCGTGCGGCTGGTACCGGTGGTCAAGGCAGAAGTCGGATTACTAGGGGCGCGCCAGGAGCGAAGAAGGTATAACATCAACAAGCTTAATGAAATGAGATGTGAGACTTCTTCAGTCAACATCTCATTTTTTTTTATAAAAACAGTAATTATTCAAATCATAAAAACAAGATAACATGGCAACAACGATCACAGCATCACAAGTAAATGAATTAAGAACCCTGACCGGTGCAGGTTTAATGGATTGTAAGAAAGCATTGACCGAAGCCAATGGAGATGTGCAGGCAGCGATTGACTATTTGCGTAAGAAAGGAGCTAAGGTGGCTGAACTTCGCGCAGGTCGTGCAGCGGCAGAAGGGGTGGTTATAGCAAAAACATCTGCTGACAACAAAAAAGGTGTAGCAGTATACCTTTCCTGCGAAACTGATTTCGTAGGAAAGAATGAGGAGTTTGTAAAGTTCGCAACCGCGATTGCAGACTTGGCACTTGCTAAGGCCCCTAAGACTCTGGAAGAATTGCTGGAACTTGATTTAAACGGCTCCACCGTCAAAGCACAAGTACAAGAGAAAGTTTCTGCTATTGGTGAGTTGATTAACGTATCGGCTTATGAAACCATTGAAGGAGAAAGCATCATCCCTTATAACCACATGGGAAATAAAATTGGAGTTCTGGTCGCTTTGAACAAGGGGCTGAATGATAATGTTAGTGCCGTTGGGAAGGATATAGCAATGCAAATTGCCGCTATGAATCCAATTGCATTGGATGCCAGCGCAGTTCCTGCAGATGTTTTAGCAAGAGAAAAGGCGGTGGCTCGTGAAAAGGCTGTAGCTGCCGGAAAACCGGAGAGTATTCTAGATAAAATTTCCGAGGGTGCGGCGAATACCTATATCAAGGAAAATACCTTGTTAACTCAGCCCTTTGTAAAGGATGGCAGCAAAACCGTTCAGCAAGTTCTTACTTCAGCTGAAGGCGGATTGACTGTAACGGCCTTCAAAAGAGTTGAAAGGGGAGCGGTAAAATAGTTCCAAAGATTGAACGAAATAAATCAATGCCGGAGAGAATCTCTTCGGCATTTTTATTTACGCCTGTTTGTTTTCAAATTCTTTAATGGCATCCACTAATATATCCACGCCATCTTCCGGCATGGCGTTATAAATCGAAGCCCGAAAGCCACCAACGGTGCGATAACCTTTAATACCAACAATTCCTCTTTCGGAGGTAAACTTCAGGAATTTTTCCTCTAAGGATTTATCCTTGATGGTGAAGCAAACATTCATCAGCGATTGATCCTCATCGTCTGCGGTTCCTTCAAAGATTTTGCTGGAGTCAATCACTTCATAAAGTTTTCTGGCTTTCCGTATGTTTCTTTCTTCTATTGCTTTTAATCCTTGTTGCTTAATCCATTTCAGAGTGAGATAAGAAATATAAACGGCAAAAGAAGATGGCGTGTTATACATAGAATCTCTCTCAATATGTAAACGATAATCCAGCATTTTAGGAATGGGTCTGTCCACTGTTCCTAAAATATTTTTGTTCACTACTACAATGGTGATTCCTGCTGCGCCAACATTCTTTTGAGCACTGGCGTAAATCAAATCGAACTGATTGAAATCCATCTGACGGGAAAAGATATCTGAACTCATGTCAGCCACAAGCCAAGAGCTTTGAGCTGCGAGCTGCGAGATAAAACTTGTCGTTAGTTGGGTTCCATAGATGGTATTATTGGTAGTCAGGTGCAAATACTTTGAAGAATCGGGCAGTGAGATATTCTTCGGTATGAAACGATAGTTCTCTTCTTTGGAGGAGCAAGCAATGTGAGCTTTTCCAAAAGTCAACGCTTCTTCCATTGCCAGATGCGCCCATTGTCCGGTTTCTAAAAAACAGGCCGTTTCGTCCTTACCTAAAAGATTCATTGGGACCATATAAAACTGAGAAGAAGCACCTCCTTGTAGAAATAACACTTCGTGGTCTTTATCCAAATCCATCAATTCTCTCACTAGATTTCGCGCTTCTTCCATCACCTGAATAAACTCCTTGCTGCGGTGTGAAATCTCCAGAATACTCAATCCCGTTCCGGCAAAATTCTGAATGGCTTCACCTGCCTTAACCACCACTTCAGGAGGAAGAATAGCAGGACCAGAATAGAAATTTATCTTTTTCATCCGACGAAATAGCTTCATCAATCTATCTCCACTACTTCCTGCTTAAAAACCGAGGCAATCTGGAAGGAGTTGGAAGTGAATAATATTTTCGGATTGGCATTTCGTTCTACATGATAATACATCCGGTTGAGCAACTGCGTAAGAATTTGAATTTGTTCATCATC
It contains:
- the rpsB gene encoding 30S ribosomal protein S2 — translated: MERIDHKDLLEAQVHFGHLRRKWNPKMLPFIFGEKKGIHIIDLNRTSDKLEEAALAAKSIAKSGRKILFVATKKQAKEVVKQAALRVGMPFVTERWLGGMLTNFMTIRKSVKKMQSIEKMLADGTLESVTKKEKLVLTREKEKMEKVLGGVAAMARVPAALFLVDIMHENIALKEAQRLNVNTIGIVDTNSDPTKVDFAIPGNDDAAKSIAILTNYIADAIAEGLAERAASQEGMDGADSEDENADSQYDADGGLEEDGGSDADKKAAPKKRAAGTGGQGRSRITRGAPGAKKV
- a CDS encoding elongation factor Ts yields the protein MATTITASQVNELRTLTGAGLMDCKKALTEANGDVQAAIDYLRKKGAKVAELRAGRAAAEGVVIAKTSADNKKGVAVYLSCETDFVGKNEEFVKFATAIADLALAKAPKTLEELLELDLNGSTVKAQVQEKVSAIGELINVSAYETIEGESIIPYNHMGNKIGVLVALNKGLNDNVSAVGKDIAMQIAAMNPIALDASAVPADVLAREKAVAREKAVAAGKPESILDKISEGAANTYIKENTLLTQPFVKDGSKTVQQVLTSAEGGLTVTAFKRVERGAVK
- the serC gene encoding 3-phosphoserine/phosphohydroxythreonine transaminase; the encoded protein is MKKINFYSGPAILPPEVVVKAGEAIQNFAGTGLSILEISHRSKEFIQVMEEARNLVRELMDLDKDHEVLFLQGGASSQFYMVPMNLLGKDETACFLETGQWAHLAMEEALTFGKAHIACSSKEENYRFIPKNISLPDSSKYLHLTTNNTIYGTQLTTSFISQLAAQSSWLVADMSSDIFSRQMDFNQFDLIYASAQKNVGAAGITIVVVNKNILGTVDRPIPKMLDYRLHIERDSMYNTPSSFAVYISYLTLKWIKQQGLKAIEERNIRKARKLYEVIDSSKIFEGTADDEDQSLMNVCFTIKDKSLEEKFLKFTSERGIVGIKGYRTVGGFRASIYNAMPEDGVDILVDAIKEFENKQA